A window from Streptomyces sp. NBC_00299 encodes these proteins:
- a CDS encoding GlxA family transcriptional regulator: MPASPLHRVAVLVLEGAKPLDVGIPAQVFTTRASMPYEVRVCGAAPGLVAGGDGLAYYVEHGLEALAWADIVFVPGYRFPDRDDPPQAVVDALIAAHERGARLAAISTGAFALAATGLLDGRRATTHWHYTRALVSRHPLVQVDENVLFVDEGSLLTSAGAASGIDLCLHILRSDLGVAASNHAARRLVAAPYRSGGQAQYVPRSVPEPLGERFAATREWALHRLGEPLTLDTLARQAEVSPRTFSRRFVEETGYTPMQWVMRARIDLARELLERSQRSVEQIAADIGLGTGANLRLHFQRILGTTPSEYRRTFTRGE, from the coding sequence GTGCCTGCCTCCCCTCTGCATCGCGTCGCCGTCCTTGTGCTGGAGGGTGCGAAGCCGCTCGATGTCGGGATTCCCGCGCAGGTGTTCACGACCCGCGCGAGCATGCCGTACGAAGTGCGGGTGTGTGGGGCTGCGCCCGGGCTCGTGGCCGGTGGTGACGGTCTGGCGTACTACGTCGAGCACGGTCTCGAGGCGCTGGCGTGGGCCGACATCGTCTTCGTCCCCGGCTACCGGTTCCCGGACCGCGACGACCCGCCGCAGGCCGTCGTCGATGCGCTGATCGCCGCCCACGAGCGGGGCGCGCGGCTCGCCGCCATCTCGACAGGCGCCTTCGCGCTCGCCGCTACGGGCCTGCTCGACGGCAGGCGCGCCACGACGCACTGGCACTACACGCGGGCACTGGTGTCCCGGCATCCGCTCGTCCAGGTCGACGAGAACGTGCTGTTCGTCGACGAGGGCAGCCTGCTCACCTCGGCCGGCGCCGCCTCCGGCATCGACCTGTGCCTGCACATCCTGCGCAGCGACCTCGGCGTGGCCGCGTCCAACCACGCGGCCCGGCGTCTGGTCGCCGCCCCCTACCGCAGCGGCGGTCAGGCCCAGTACGTGCCGCGCAGCGTCCCCGAGCCGCTCGGCGAGCGGTTCGCCGCCACCCGCGAGTGGGCGCTGCACCGGCTCGGCGAGCCCCTCACCCTCGACACACTGGCGCGGCAGGCCGAGGTCTCGCCGCGGACGTTCTCCCGGCGCTTCGTCGAGGAGACCGGGTACACGCCGATGCAGTGGGTGATGCGCGCCCGCATCGACCTGGCCCGTGAGCTGCTCGAACGTTCGCAGCGCAGCGTCGAACAGATCGCCGCCGACATCGGGCTCGGCACCGGCGCGAACCTGCGCCTGCACTTCCAGCGCATCCTCGGCACCACACCGAGCGAGTACCGGCGCACCTTCACCCGGGGCGAGTGA
- the gap gene encoding type I glyceraldehyde-3-phosphate dehydrogenase: protein MTRIAINGFGRIGRNVLRALLERDSALEVVAVNDLTEPATLARLLAYDSTAGRLGRPVTVDGNALVVDGRRITVLAEREPAQLPWAELGVDIVLEATGRFTSAKAARAHLDAGAKKVLVSAPSDGADVTLAFGVNTDSYDPALHTIVSNASCTTNALAPLAKVLDELAGIEHGFMTTVHAYTQEQNLQDGPHRDARRARAAGVNIVPTTTGAAKAIGLVLPNLEGKLSGDSIRVPVPVGSIVELNTTVARDVTRDDVLAAYRAAAEGPLAGVLEYSDDPLVSSDIVGNPASSIFDSALTRVDGRHVKVVAWYDNEWGFSNRVIDTLEFLATR from the coding sequence ATGACTCGCATCGCCATCAACGGTTTCGGCCGCATCGGACGCAATGTGCTGCGCGCACTGCTGGAGCGCGACAGCGCCCTGGAGGTCGTCGCCGTCAACGACCTGACGGAGCCCGCCACTCTCGCCCGGCTGCTCGCCTACGACAGCACGGCCGGCCGGCTCGGGCGCCCGGTGACCGTCGACGGGAACGCCCTCGTCGTCGACGGCCGGCGGATCACGGTGCTGGCCGAGCGTGAACCGGCGCAGCTGCCGTGGGCCGAGCTGGGCGTCGACATCGTCCTGGAGGCCACCGGCCGTTTCACCTCGGCGAAGGCCGCCCGCGCCCACCTCGACGCGGGCGCGAAGAAGGTACTCGTCAGCGCGCCGTCGGACGGCGCCGACGTCACGCTCGCGTTCGGGGTCAACACGGACTCCTACGACCCGGCCCTGCACACGATCGTCTCGAACGCCTCCTGCACCACCAACGCGCTCGCGCCGCTGGCCAAGGTGCTCGACGAACTCGCCGGTATCGAGCACGGGTTCATGACGACGGTGCACGCCTACACGCAGGAGCAGAACCTGCAGGACGGTCCGCACCGCGACGCCCGTCGCGCCCGGGCCGCCGGCGTCAACATCGTGCCGACCACGACCGGCGCCGCCAAGGCGATCGGCCTGGTGCTGCCGAACCTCGAAGGCAAGCTGTCGGGCGACTCGATCCGCGTACCGGTGCCGGTGGGCTCGATCGTCGAACTCAACACGACCGTCGCCCGCGACGTGACCCGCGACGACGTGCTGGCGGCGTACCGCGCCGCGGCGGAAGGGCCGCTCGCCGGCGTCCTCGAGTACTCGGACGACCCGCTGGTCTCGTCCGACATCGTGGGCAACCCCGCCTCGTCGATCTTCGACTCGGCCCTCACCCGCGTCGACGGCCGCCACGTCAAGGTGGTCGCCTGGTACGACAACGAGTGGGGCTTCTCGAACCGTGTGATCGACACGCTCGAGTTCCTCGCCACCCGCTGA
- a CDS encoding ketopantoate reductase family protein has translation MTANDRRTVAVLGPGGIGGLLAALLSRSGHRVICLAGDETANALRTTGIQVRSGRFGDFTAQVEADTELREPVDACLITVKATALGTALTRAPRTALGDAVIVPFLNGVEHPETLRAHYDPDRVAPAVIRVESTRVAPGEIEHTSPFAEIDLTGDTVPRDHLEALAQTLNAAGPTTRVLPDETAALWAKMSFLAPFALLTTRHALPLGDVRTHHREELTSLVEETAAVSRACGGPADPTAALARYDAFPAATKSSMQRDAEAGRPLELDAIGGALLRAAERHAVPAPVTARLVAELRDAGH, from the coding sequence ATGACGGCGAACGACCGACGCACGGTGGCGGTACTGGGCCCGGGCGGCATAGGCGGCCTGCTCGCCGCGCTCCTGTCCAGGTCCGGACACCGCGTCATCTGCCTGGCCGGCGACGAGACGGCCAACGCCCTGCGTACGACCGGAATCCAGGTCCGCAGTGGCCGTTTCGGGGACTTCACGGCTCAGGTGGAGGCGGACACCGAGCTCCGTGAGCCCGTCGACGCCTGCCTGATCACGGTCAAGGCCACCGCCCTCGGTACGGCCCTGACCCGCGCGCCGCGCACAGCGCTCGGCGACGCCGTGATCGTCCCCTTCCTGAACGGCGTCGAACACCCGGAGACCCTCCGCGCCCACTACGACCCGGACCGCGTCGCCCCCGCAGTCATCCGCGTCGAGTCGACCCGGGTGGCGCCCGGGGAGATCGAGCACACAAGCCCCTTCGCGGAGATCGACCTGACGGGCGACACAGTCCCCCGCGACCACCTCGAAGCCCTCGCACAGACCCTGAACGCAGCCGGCCCCACCACCCGCGTCCTCCCGGACGAGACGGCGGCCCTCTGGGCGAAGATGTCCTTCCTGGCCCCCTTCGCCCTCCTCACCACCCGCCACGCCCTCCCTCTCGGCGACGTACGCACGCACCACCGCGAGGAGTTGACGTCTCTGGTCGAGGAGACGGCAGCCGTCAGCCGTGCCTGCGGCGGCCCCGCCGACCCGACCGCGGCCCTCGCCCGCTACGACGCCTTCCCGGCCGCCACCAAGTCGTCCATGCAACGCGACGCCGAGGCCGGCCGTCCCCTCGAACTGGACGCGATCGGCGGGGCGTTGCTACGAGCCGCCGAACGCCACGCGGTACCGGCACCCGTGACGGCACGCCTGGTGGCCGAGTTGAGGGACGCGGGCCACTAG
- a CDS encoding DUF2277 domain-containing protein gives MCRSIKTLRPPALPEEATEEDIRAAALQYVRKVSGFRAPAAHNQEVFDRAVDVIAEATADLLAGLEIRGQAVRRAG, from the coding sequence ATGTGCCGCAGCATCAAGACACTTCGTCCGCCCGCGTTGCCCGAAGAGGCGACGGAGGAAGACATCCGCGCCGCCGCCCTGCAGTACGTCCGGAAGGTCTCCGGCTTCCGCGCCCCGGCCGCGCACAACCAGGAGGTCTTCGACCGCGCCGTCGATGTGATCGCCGAAGCCACGGCCGACCTGCTGGCCGGCCTGGAGATCCGGGGGCAGGCCGTCCGCCGGGCGGGCTAG
- a CDS encoding DedA family protein, whose translation MLEGLGDVGSLTAGPWIYVVVGLSVLLDVFVPVLPSGVLVITAATAAAAGSGAATGQVPGEVPDILALTLCAATASVLGDLVAYRLAWRGGARLDRAIARSRRLTSAQERLGTALARGGGALVVLARFAPAGRSVVSFGAGATHRSARDFLPWSALAGLAWAVYSVALGYFGAQWLGATWLATAVSVGALFAAGAVATYLVRRRPA comes from the coding sequence GTGCTCGAGGGTCTCGGGGACGTGGGTTCGCTGACAGCGGGCCCTTGGATCTATGTGGTGGTGGGCCTGTCGGTCCTGCTGGACGTGTTCGTACCGGTGCTGCCCAGCGGCGTTCTGGTGATCACAGCGGCGACGGCGGCGGCCGCCGGCTCGGGTGCCGCGACCGGTCAGGTCCCCGGCGAGGTCCCCGACATCCTGGCCCTGACGCTGTGCGCCGCGACGGCCTCCGTCCTGGGTGACCTGGTCGCCTACCGCCTCGCCTGGCGCGGCGGCGCCCGACTGGACCGCGCCATCGCCCGCTCCCGCCGCCTGACATCGGCGCAGGAACGTCTCGGCACAGCCCTCGCCCGAGGCGGCGGCGCCCTGGTGGTGCTGGCCCGCTTCGCCCCGGCCGGCCGCTCGGTCGTCTCGTTCGGCGCCGGCGCCACCCACCGCAGCGCCCGCGACTTCCTTCCCTGGTCCGCCCTGGCAGGCCTCGCCTGGGCCGTCTACAGCGTGGCCCTCGGCTATTTCGGCGCCCAGTGGCTGGGAGCGACGTGGCTGGCGACGGCGGTGTCGGTGGGGGCGCTGTTCGCGGCGGGAGCGGTGGCGACGTACTTGGTGCGGCGCAGGCCGGCGTAG
- a CDS encoding DoxX family protein: MTGRLNSAQPYAIGLFRIVVGLLFACHGAMPLLGAFGGVDGKGGTAATGAWPDWYAAAIELVGGSLVLLGLGTRIAAFIASGAMAYAYFKVHQPEGLWPIENSGEGAAMYCWAMFLLIFTGSGAFGLDRLFAKRSGTEGRTAPDQTPVTA, encoded by the coding sequence ATGACCGGACGCCTCAACAGCGCCCAGCCGTATGCCATCGGCCTGTTCCGCATCGTCGTCGGCCTGCTCTTCGCCTGCCACGGCGCCATGCCCCTCCTCGGCGCCTTCGGCGGCGTCGACGGCAAGGGCGGGACCGCCGCGACCGGCGCCTGGCCCGACTGGTACGCGGCCGCCATCGAGCTCGTCGGCGGCAGCCTGGTCCTGCTCGGCCTCGGCACCCGCATAGCCGCGTTCATCGCCTCCGGCGCCATGGCCTACGCGTACTTCAAGGTCCACCAGCCCGAGGGGCTGTGGCCCATCGAGAACAGCGGCGAGGGTGCCGCGATGTACTGCTGGGCCATGTTCCTGCTGATCTTCACCGGGTCCGGCGCGTTCGGGCTGGACCGGCTGTTCGCCAAGCGCTCCGGCACGGAGGGCAGGACGGCGCCGGACCAGACGCCGGTCACCGCCTGA
- a CDS encoding FAD/NAD(P)-binding protein → MRPTRPGVTLLSAPPSAPTPDSPTVSVALVGAGPRGTSVLERLCASAPELLPPGARLTVHVIDPAPPGPGRVWRTAQSPELLMNTVSSQVTLFTDDSVDCSGPIRPGPSLYEWAAGALGPDEYPTRAHYGRYLEWVFATVVREAPATVHVETYAARAVRLDDAPDGSQALTLDDGSVLPGLSAVVLAQGHLPTAADALQRRLTAYAEGHGLHYVPPANPADIDLSPVSPGEPVLLRGLGLNFFDHMALLTTGRGGSFVRAEGRRGLRYVPSGNEPRLYAGSRRGIPYQARGDNAKGAYGRHLPLVLTPEVIAGFRKRADSGEAPDFLAEIWPLVAKEVETVYYAALIPQARQRAAFTERFLPLPHRAPQEALLLDEFGVPERERWSWDRVSRPYAGCDVADPGRWRDWLLEYLREDAAQAARGNVHGPLKSALDVLRDLRNELRLVVDHGGLTGASRRDHLDRWYTPLNAFLSIGPPRRRVEELVALMEAGVVEVLGPRLEVREEQGAWVAHSPEVPGSAVRVTALVEARLPEPDLRRSADDLLAQLLKTGQCRPHTVNGYETGGLDVTQRPYRLIDRQGRAHERRFAFGVPTEGVHWVTAAGARPGVDSVTLSDADAVARSVLHAVVPGPGGETEATRWPNVELASVD, encoded by the coding sequence ATGCGCCCCACACGCCCGGGAGTCACCCTTTTGTCTGCACCGCCCTCCGCACCGACCCCGGACTCCCCCACGGTCTCCGTCGCCCTGGTCGGCGCCGGCCCCCGCGGCACCAGCGTCCTGGAACGCCTCTGCGCCTCCGCTCCCGAACTCCTCCCCCCCGGGGCGCGTCTCACCGTCCATGTGATCGACCCGGCACCGCCCGGGCCGGGGCGCGTCTGGCGGACCGCCCAGTCGCCCGAGCTGCTCATGAACACGGTGTCCTCGCAGGTCACGCTGTTCACCGACGACAGCGTCGACTGCTCGGGCCCGATCCGGCCCGGCCCCAGCCTGTACGAGTGGGCGGCGGGCGCGCTGGGCCCGGACGAGTACCCGACCCGCGCCCACTACGGCCGGTACCTGGAGTGGGTGTTCGCGACGGTCGTCCGCGAGGCGCCGGCGACCGTGCACGTCGAGACGTACGCGGCCCGCGCCGTACGGCTGGACGACGCCCCCGACGGCAGCCAGGCCCTCACCCTCGACGACGGCAGCGTGCTGCCCGGACTGTCCGCCGTGGTCCTCGCGCAGGGGCATCTGCCGACGGCCGCCGACGCGCTTCAGCGCCGCCTCACCGCGTACGCCGAAGGCCACGGCCTGCACTACGTGCCGCCCGCGAACCCGGCCGACATCGACCTCTCACCCGTATCCCCCGGCGAACCGGTGCTGTTGCGCGGCCTGGGCCTCAACTTCTTCGACCACATGGCCCTGTTGACGACGGGCCGCGGCGGCAGCTTCGTCCGCGCCGAGGGCCGCCGGGGTCTGCGCTACGTCCCGTCCGGCAACGAGCCGCGCCTGTACGCCGGTTCGCGGCGGGGCATCCCGTACCAGGCGCGCGGCGACAACGCGAAGGGGGCGTACGGCCGCCACCTCCCGCTCGTCCTGACGCCCGAGGTGATCGCCGGTTTCCGCAAGCGGGCGGACTCGGGCGAGGCACCGGACTTCCTCGCGGAGATATGGCCGCTGGTGGCGAAGGAGGTGGAGACGGTGTACTACGCGGCACTGATACCGCAGGCGCGACAGCGGGCGGCCTTCACGGAACGCTTCCTGCCCCTCCCCCACCGCGCGCCTCAAGAGGCCCTGCTGCTCGACGAGTTCGGCGTTCCGGAGCGTGAGCGCTGGAGCTGGGACCGGGTGTCCCGGCCGTACGCGGGATGCGACGTCGCGGATCCGGGGCGGTGGCGCGACTGGCTGCTGGAGTATCTGCGCGAGGACGCGGCCCAGGCCGCCCGGGGCAATGTGCACGGTCCGCTGAAGTCGGCCCTCGACGTGCTGCGCGACCTGCGCAACGAACTGCGGCTCGTCGTCGACCACGGCGGCCTCACCGGCGCCTCCCGCCGGGACCACCTGGACCGCTGGTACACCCCGCTCAACGCCTTCCTCTCCATCGGCCCGCCCCGACGGCGCGTGGAGGAGCTGGTGGCGCTCATGGAGGCGGGTGTGGTGGAGGTGCTCGGGCCGCGGCTGGAGGTGCGGGAGGAGCAGGGGGCGTGGGTGGCGCACTCCCCCGAGGTGCCGGGCTCGGCGGTGCGGGTGACGGCGCTCGTCGAGGCGCGGCTGCCGGAACCTGACCTGCGCCGCAGCGCCGACGACCTGCTGGCGCAACTGCTGAAGACCGGGCAGTGCCGGCCGCACACCGTGAATGGCTACGAAACGGGAGGACTTGACGTCACACAGCGGCCGTACCGCCTGATCGACCGTCAGGGACGCGCGCACGAACGGCGGTTCGCGTTCGGAGTACCCACGGAGGGCGTGCACTGGGTGACGGCGGCCGGGGCGCGGCCGGGTGTGGATTCGGTCACTCTTTCGGATGCGGACGCGGTGGCCAGATCGGTGCTACATGCGGTTGTTCCTGGGCCGGGAGGGGAAACCGAGGCGACGCGATGGCCGAATGTTGAACTTGCAAGTGTTGATTAG
- a CDS encoding alkaline phosphatase D family protein: MTELRLGPLLRYADGTSATVWVEASRPCAAEVRGADGAHGESRTFQVAGHHYALIPVTGLTPGTAQPYEVLLDGARVWPLPDSPFPPSLIRTPVDGDTDTVRLSFGSCRWAAPPAGEPDPVGPDALDTLAARIAAEPDGERPDVLVLLGDQVYADETSKATRRWLAARRDLSEPPGDEVADYEEYTRLYYESWLDPEVRWLLSTVPSCMIFDDHDVIDDWNTSAAWLADMRETSWWRERVLSGLMSYWVHQHLGNLSPAELATDPLYAAVRDTPDGTDLLRSFACKAEADPASVRWSYRRDFGRVRLLMVDTRAARVLDEGSRSMLNPGEARWLREQALDARGSYDHLLIGTSLPWLLPHLVHDAEAWNASLCRGERGERWARFGEDLRRRADLEHWAAFPSSFDAFTELIAEVGSGAQAPATVCVLSGDVHHAYVAEPTWPDGSGPDARVLQLTCSPVHNAIHAAIRLGFRFGWSGVGRWLGRRFAGHGGCPQPPVDWRRTGGPWFGNQLMTLTLRGRSARLRLEQARAVRGAGAEGARGRGAAARLRTVAESELAP, translated from the coding sequence GTGACCGAACTGCGGCTTGGTCCACTGCTGAGGTACGCCGACGGCACGTCCGCGACCGTCTGGGTCGAGGCGAGCCGCCCCTGCGCGGCCGAGGTGCGCGGCGCGGACGGCGCCCACGGAGAGTCCCGTACCTTCCAGGTCGCGGGCCATCACTACGCCCTGATCCCGGTGACCGGCCTCACCCCGGGCACGGCACAGCCGTACGAGGTCCTCCTCGACGGCGCCCGCGTGTGGCCACTGCCCGACTCGCCTTTCCCGCCCTCCCTCATCCGCACCCCCGTCGACGGCGACACCGACACCGTCCGCCTCTCCTTCGGATCCTGTCGCTGGGCCGCACCGCCCGCCGGCGAGCCGGACCCGGTCGGACCGGACGCCCTGGACACCCTGGCCGCGCGGATCGCCGCCGAGCCGGACGGCGAGCGGCCGGATGTGCTGGTGCTGCTGGGCGACCAGGTGTACGCGGACGAGACGTCCAAGGCGACCAGGCGCTGGCTGGCCGCGCGCCGCGATCTGAGCGAGCCGCCGGGCGACGAGGTCGCGGACTACGAGGAGTACACCCGGCTGTACTACGAGTCCTGGCTCGACCCCGAGGTGCGGTGGCTGCTGTCCACCGTGCCCAGCTGCATGATCTTCGACGACCACGACGTCATCGACGACTGGAACACCTCGGCCGCCTGGCTCGCCGACATGCGGGAAACGAGCTGGTGGCGCGAGCGGGTGCTCAGCGGGCTGATGTCGTACTGGGTCCACCAGCACCTCGGCAACCTGTCGCCGGCCGAGCTGGCCACCGACCCGCTCTACGCCGCCGTACGTGACACCCCCGACGGCACCGACCTGTTGCGCTCCTTCGCCTGCAAGGCGGAGGCCGATCCCGCCTCCGTCCGTTGGAGCTACCGGCGCGACTTCGGCCGCGTACGGCTGCTGATGGTGGACACCCGGGCGGCCCGCGTCCTCGACGAGGGCTCGCGATCCATGCTCAACCCGGGCGAGGCGCGATGGCTGCGAGAGCAGGCGCTCGACGCGCGTGGTTCGTACGACCACCTCCTGATCGGTACGTCCCTGCCGTGGCTGCTGCCGCACCTGGTGCACGACGCCGAGGCGTGGAACGCCTCGCTGTGCCGGGGTGAGCGCGGCGAGCGCTGGGCGCGCTTCGGGGAGGATCTGCGGCGGCGGGCCGATCTGGAGCACTGGGCGGCGTTCCCGTCGTCCTTCGACGCGTTCACGGAGCTGATCGCCGAGGTGGGGTCGGGGGCGCAGGCGCCGGCGACGGTGTGCGTGCTGTCGGGGGACGTGCACCACGCGTACGTGGCCGAGCCGACCTGGCCGGACGGCAGTGGGCCCGACGCCCGTGTCCTTCAGCTGACCTGCTCGCCCGTCCACAACGCCATCCATGCGGCGATCCGGCTCGGCTTCCGCTTCGGCTGGAGCGGGGTGGGCCGCTGGCTCGGACGGCGGTTCGCGGGGCACGGAGGCTGCCCCCAGCCGCCGGTCGACTGGCGCCGCACGGGCGGGCCCTGGTTCGGCAACCAGCTCATGACGCTGACGCTGCGGGGGCGTTCGGCCCGGCTGCGGCTGGAGCAGGCACGGGCGGTGCGAGGGGCGGGGGCCGAGGGTGCCCGGGGCCGGGGTGCCGCGGCGCGGCTGCGGACGGTCGCGGAGTCCGAACTCGCCCCGTAA
- a CDS encoding HNH endonuclease family protein, producing MSKFYARRRVSVLAALSGLIASVALFNAPTASAALPTPVSGATARSYLAQLTVATEDRTGYDRDLFPHWITQSGACNTRETVLKRDGSGVVTDSSCAATSGSWYSVYDGATWTAASDLDIDHLVPLAEAWDSGADSWTTSRRQSFANDLTRPQLIAVTDNVNQAKGDQDPATWMPSRTAYRCTYVRAWVQVKYYYGLSVDSAEKSALTNYLSGC from the coding sequence ATGTCGAAGTTCTACGCGCGTCGACGGGTCAGCGTACTCGCGGCCCTCAGCGGCCTCATAGCCTCCGTCGCGCTTTTCAACGCTCCGACCGCCTCCGCCGCGCTCCCCACGCCCGTCAGCGGCGCCACCGCCCGCAGCTACCTCGCCCAGCTCACCGTGGCCACCGAGGACCGCACCGGTTACGACCGCGACCTCTTCCCGCACTGGATCACCCAGTCCGGCGCCTGCAACACCCGTGAGACCGTCCTCAAGCGCGACGGCTCGGGCGTCGTCACCGACTCCTCCTGCGCCGCCACCAGCGGCAGCTGGTACTCCGTCTACGACGGCGCCACCTGGACTGCCGCCTCCGACCTCGACATCGACCACCTGGTCCCGCTGGCCGAGGCCTGGGACTCCGGCGCCGACAGCTGGACCACCTCGCGGCGCCAGTCCTTCGCCAACGACCTGACCCGCCCGCAGCTGATCGCCGTCACCGACAACGTCAACCAGGCCAAGGGCGACCAGGACCCGGCCACCTGGATGCCGTCGCGCACGGCCTACCGCTGCACCTACGTGCGCGCCTGGGTGCAGGTGAAGTACTACTACGGCCTCTCGGTCGACTCGGCGGAGAAGTCCGCCCTGACGAACTACCTCTCCGGCTGCTGA
- a CDS encoding TMEM165/GDT1 family protein → MISFTVTAVVFGVVFLAELPDKTALAGLVLGTRYRASYVFAGVAAAFAVHVALAVAAGSVLTLLPQQLVQALTGVLFLGGAAVLLMKKDEDETEVRKPENQSFWKVSGAGFMLILVAEFGDLTQIMTANLAARYDDPLSVGIGAVLALWSVAAIGIVGGKALMRRVPLKLITKVAALLMLGLGLWSLWEAIAG, encoded by the coding sequence TTGATCAGCTTTACCGTGACGGCGGTCGTCTTCGGCGTCGTCTTCCTCGCCGAACTGCCCGACAAGACCGCGCTCGCCGGGCTCGTCCTCGGCACCCGCTATCGCGCCTCGTACGTCTTCGCCGGTGTCGCCGCCGCGTTCGCGGTGCATGTCGCGCTGGCCGTGGCGGCCGGCAGCGTACTGACGCTGCTGCCGCAGCAGCTCGTGCAGGCGCTCACCGGTGTGCTCTTCCTCGGCGGCGCCGCGGTGCTGCTGATGAAGAAGGACGAGGACGAGACGGAGGTCCGCAAGCCGGAGAACCAGTCCTTCTGGAAGGTGTCCGGCGCCGGGTTCATGCTCATCCTGGTCGCCGAGTTCGGTGATCTGACGCAGATCATGACGGCGAACCTCGCGGCCCGCTACGACGATCCGCTGTCGGTCGGTATCGGTGCGGTGCTGGCGCTGTGGAGTGTGGCGGCGATCGGGATCGTCGGCGGGAAGGCGCTGATGCGGCGGGTACCGCTGAAGCTGATCACCAAGGTGGCGGCGCTGCTGATGCTCGGGCTCGGCCTGTGGAGCCTGTGGGAGGCGATCGCCGGCTGA
- a CDS encoding HAD family hydrolase, with the protein MSATAVPTKPTPAVLTARALLLDMDGTLVNSDAVVERIWRRWAERHGLDGDEVMKVVHGRQGYASMALLLPDRPMEQNYADNARMLAEETADVEGVVPIPGAPEFLASLRGLPHALVTSADVPLSTARMAAAGLGQPDVRVTAESVGASKPDPEGFLKGAAELGIAPEDCIVFEDSGAGIEAGRAAGMRVVGVGSRAGFHGPDALVPDLREVRVEAVGDGTIRVYVG; encoded by the coding sequence ATGTCGGCCACCGCCGTGCCCACCAAGCCCACGCCCGCCGTGCTCACCGCCCGTGCCCTCCTGCTCGACATGGACGGCACCCTCGTGAACTCCGACGCCGTCGTGGAACGGATCTGGCGTCGCTGGGCCGAGCGGCACGGGCTCGACGGCGACGAGGTGATGAAGGTCGTCCACGGGCGGCAGGGGTACGCCTCGATGGCCCTGCTGCTGCCCGACCGGCCGATGGAGCAGAACTACGCCGACAACGCGCGCATGCTCGCCGAGGAGACGGCGGATGTGGAGGGCGTGGTGCCGATTCCTGGGGCGCCGGAGTTCCTGGCCTCCCTGCGGGGGCTGCCGCATGCGCTCGTGACGTCCGCCGATGTGCCGCTCTCCACGGCGCGGATGGCTGCCGCCGGCCTTGGGCAGCCGGATGTGCGGGTCACCGCGGAATCCGTGGGCGCCAGCAAGCCCGACCCGGAGGGCTTCCTGAAGGGGGCCGCCGAGCTGGGGATCGCGCCGGAGGACTGCATCGTGTTCGAGGACTCGGGCGCGGGGATCGAGGCGGGGCGCGCGGCCGGGATGCGGGTCGTGGGGGTCGGCTCCCGTGCCGGGTTCCATGGACCGGACGCGCTGG